TCGCATTTTCTATGCTTCAGATCCCCGAGCCCGAAACCCTCGAAGACCGGACCCAGAGGACATGAATTCTAATATAACCCCTTCGCTCTCAATAAAGGAAGCGGTGATGTTAACAACTTGTTCAGGCCCAACTCCTTAACCGAGTGTCCGAACGCAAGACCCATTAACTGGGTAAAGTAGATTATCGGTAACCCATACCTGACTCCGCGCTCGGCCTCTACCAGTGACTGCCTGGTATCCAAATTAGTCTGGCATAACGGGCACCCGACCACTATTGCTTCGGCTCCCGCCTGCTTCGCAGCCTCCAATATTTCCCCAGACAGCTGAACCACTATCTCGGTCTGGCACGCAGCCATGCCCGCGCCGCAACACTCAGCTTTGTGGGACCAATTGACAGTTTCCGCTCCGAGAACTTTCAACAAATCATCCAATACCCTGGGCTGCTCCGGGTCGTCGAACCTGGTAAGCCCCCGCGGCCTGGTCAAGAGACAGCCATAGTAAGCCGCCAAACGAAGCCCTGACAGTGGCCGTTTCACCTCCTGGGCTATGGTTTCGAGGCCGACCTTCTCAACCAGAAACTGCAATACATGTGATGCCTCCACCTGTGAGCCTTGCGGGCTTTGCTTATTGGCCCCAATGCTTTCTTTCAGCGTGGACTCAGCCGTTTTTAGCCGGCTGTAACACCCGGCACACGGCGTCGTAACAGTAGTAAGCCCCATCTTTTCCACCAATCTCAGATTGCGAAAATTCAATTCCAAGGCCAGGGAATGATTCAAACTATGAGCCGCGCTGGCCCCGCAACAGTTCCAATCCTCTACCTCGTGAAGGACGAGGCCCAGGTGACGACAGACCACCGCTGTGGACAGTTGGTATTCACGGGACATCCCGTGGCCAGAACACCCGGGATAATATGCAACCTCCATCTTCTTATCCCTCCTTCCCCGGCCTGTATAACTTGAACAGCTTTCTTACCGCTCGCCGGTCCCTGACTCCCGGAACAAACGGCATCATTTTCCCCTTAAAGAACAGCCTCTGACCAAGCTTGACATCCTTTGTATATTGGCCAGTCTTTAGATTAAACCTCAGTGCCAGTTCCGCTTCCGACACTCTTCCGCGCTTAAACACATGGTCTAACATCAGCTTATTGAACAAAAACACATGGTTGGTTTCCGATACGACTCCTTCGCCACAGCTCATTTCTCGCAGGTAATCCATGATCCTAGGTATATCAATGGCTGCCGGGCACCGGTCCTGACACAGGTGACAGCTCACGCAGACCCATATCGCCTTGCTCTGCAACAACGCTTCTTTGGCTCCTAGTTTTATAAGCTGAATAACTTGCCGCGGCGTGTAGTCCATAAGGTAGGCCGTCGAACATCCACCCGAGCACTTACCACACTCGTAACAGCAACTCAGGTCGACCCGGCAGTCATTTTCAATTTGTTCTTGTAACGTCGAGCTGGTAGCATCCAGCTGAATCGGCATCCCTTTCCCCTCCTAACTTCACACGGCTGCTTACCGGGAAAACAGGGCTATGACTTCCGCAGCCGCAGCCGCTCCCTGCTCTCGCGCCCCCGGTATATCAACAGGGAACCCGCTTCCACCGGCAAAGAAGACCTTATCCGCGCTTCTTACCGGGCTCATGCCGTCATCTTCCAAGAACCCGTACTCATCTGTCTTCGCACCGAACATCTTCGCAAGCTCTACCGTTTCCTTCCTCGCCACTGCCGCTCCCGCCAAAACGATCATGTCTACCCTTATTTCAATCGGGTTACCCATAAGCGTATCTTCCGCTCGGATTAACAGCCGTCCCGCGTCGGGTATCACCTTGGCCGGCCTACCCCTAACGTATCTAACCTTCTTGTCCTCAATTGCCCGGCGCACAAACTCCTCGTATCCTTTGCCTGCTGCCCGGATATCCATGTAGAAGACATAGCAAGCAGTGGTTGGCGAGAGTTCCTTCACCATAGCCGCTTGTTTAGCGGTATACATGCAGCAAATCTTAGAACAGTACGGGTAGCCTTTTGACCGGTCCCTGGATCCCACACACTTGAAAAACGCTATGGCCTTGGGTATGTTTTGGCGATATCCTAACTGGCGCCATCCCTTCAGCATTCCCTCGAATTCAACCGCACTTACAACCCCGTTATATGTCCCGTAGCCATATTCTCCGTAAGCCGACAGGTCAAAGTAGTCAAAACCGGTAGCTATCACGACCGCGTCTACGTTTACATCTGCAACCGTATCATCTGCGGTCTGTTTCAAACTTACTCTGAAGCCTTCACCGTCGCGCTGCCCCCCGACAACCGTTGTTCCGGTTTTGACCACGACTTTTCCGCTTTCCTCAATGAGCCTCAGGCTATTGGCCAACATGGCCGAAGTATCCTCGTTGCGTGGAAAGGTCCCTGCCAGAAGATTCAGGCGTCCTCCCAAAACTGACTCCCTCTCCACCAAAATCACATCATGACCGGCTTGGCCAATTTTGACAGCTGCTTCTATACCTGCCGGGCCTCCTCCAATTACTAGAGCCGTTTTGCCTGTGCTCTCCATAAACTAGACTCCTTTCAGTCCAAGTTTTTCCAGTACCCCGTTAAGCGGTACAGTATTGGCTTTGAAACCGAGCTTTTCTACCGGTACTCCAAGCGCTAACGCTATGAGTTGACCTAGGTCGATAACCGGAATATTGATTTCTCCATGACCGTTCCTGGCCAGGTTGGGTTGTTCCCTGTCTAGAGCCACGTTACACCCTGGACAAACCGTGGTTATGAGTTCTACGCCCGCTTCTTTAGCACTTCTCAGTTTCTTGCCCAGGTGAGGCTGCA
The sequence above is drawn from the Syntrophothermus lipocalidus DSM 12680 genome and encodes:
- a CDS encoding CoB--CoM heterodisulfide reductase iron-sulfur subunit B family protein, producing MEVAYYPGCSGHGMSREYQLSTAVVCRHLGLVLHEVEDWNCCGASAAHSLNHSLALELNFRNLRLVEKMGLTTVTTPCAGCYSRLKTAESTLKESIGANKQSPQGSQVEASHVLQFLVEKVGLETIAQEVKRPLSGLRLAAYYGCLLTRPRGLTRFDDPEQPRVLDDLLKVLGAETVNWSHKAECCGAGMAACQTEIVVQLSGEILEAAKQAGAEAIVVGCPLCQTNLDTRQSLVEAERGVRYGLPIIYFTQLMGLAFGHSVKELGLNKLLTSPLPLLRAKGLY
- a CDS encoding 4Fe-4S dicluster domain-containing protein codes for the protein MPIQLDATSSTLQEQIENDCRVDLSCCYECGKCSGGCSTAYLMDYTPRQVIQLIKLGAKEALLQSKAIWVCVSCHLCQDRCPAAIDIPRIMDYLREMSCGEGVVSETNHVFLFNKLMLDHVFKRGRVSEAELALRFNLKTGQYTKDVKLGQRLFFKGKMMPFVPGVRDRRAVRKLFKLYRPGKEG
- a CDS encoding FAD-dependent oxidoreductase; this translates as MESTGKTALVIGGGPAGIEAAVKIGQAGHDVILVERESVLGGRLNLLAGTFPRNEDTSAMLANSLRLIEESGKVVVKTGTTVVGGQRDGEGFRVSLKQTADDTVADVNVDAVVIATGFDYFDLSAYGEYGYGTYNGVVSAVEFEGMLKGWRQLGYRQNIPKAIAFFKCVGSRDRSKGYPYCSKICCMYTAKQAAMVKELSPTTACYVFYMDIRAAGKGYEEFVRRAIEDKKVRYVRGRPAKVIPDAGRLLIRAEDTLMGNPIEIRVDMIVLAGAAVARKETVELAKMFGAKTDEYGFLEDDGMSPVRSADKVFFAGGSGFPVDIPGAREQGAAAAAEVIALFSR